In one Perca fluviatilis chromosome 7, GENO_Pfluv_1.0, whole genome shotgun sequence genomic region, the following are encoded:
- the LOC120561693 gene encoding transmembrane protein 244-like isoform X1, translating to MPGHILLSFLHDWECVLRCLQVRISHTHAHSHTRKRTSPRKHHYQPLLLDHFDGLIPFDFKTEPAESNSKYLVNLLSLELTYFCSGLLFAAVVRRRVWDYALTITILHVMITSLVMLEFPTVWQWWLALGSGLFLMICNGQLIAYFTCQSDQSYASFSFY from the exons ATGCCTGGTCATATTTTACTCTCTTTTCTACATGATTGGGAGTGTGTGCTTCGGTGCCTTCAGGTGAGAATCTCCCACACGCATGCGCACAGTCACACACGCAAGCGAACCAGCCCTCGAAAGCATCATTATCAACCTCTCCT GTTGGATCACTTTGACGGATTAATTCCATTTGACTTTAAGACCGAACCTGCTGAATCTAACTCCAAATACTTGG TGAACCTCCTGTCCTTGGAGCTCACCTACTTTTGCAGCGGCCTTTTGTTTGCTGCAGTGGTGAGGAGACGGGTGTGGGACTACGCCCTCACCATCACAATTCTGCATGTAATGATCACCAGCCTAG TGATGTTGGAGTTTCCCACGGTTTGGCAGTGGTGGCTGGCTTTAG GTAGCGGCTTGTTTCTGATGATCTGCAACGGTCAGCTGATAGCTTACTTCACCTGCCAGAGTGACCAGAGCTACGCATCCTTCAGCTTCTACTGA
- the LOC120561693 gene encoding transmembrane protein 244-like isoform X2 gives MALKGKAVDSKTVLFNLLLCLVIFYSLFYMIGSVCFGAFRLDHFDGLIPFDFKTEPAESNSKYLVNLLSLELTYFCSGLLFAAVVRRRVWDYALTITILHVMITSLVMLEFPTVWQWWLALGSGLFLMICNGQLIAYFTCQSDQSYASFSFY, from the exons ATGGCATTAAAAGGCAAAGCGGTCGACTCGAAG ACCGTGCTCTTCAATCTGCTGCTATGCCTGGTCATATTTTACTCTCTTTTCTACATGATTGGGAGTGTGTGCTTCGGTGCCTTCAG GTTGGATCACTTTGACGGATTAATTCCATTTGACTTTAAGACCGAACCTGCTGAATCTAACTCCAAATACTTGG TGAACCTCCTGTCCTTGGAGCTCACCTACTTTTGCAGCGGCCTTTTGTTTGCTGCAGTGGTGAGGAGACGGGTGTGGGACTACGCCCTCACCATCACAATTCTGCATGTAATGATCACCAGCCTAG TGATGTTGGAGTTTCCCACGGTTTGGCAGTGGTGGCTGGCTTTAG GTAGCGGCTTGTTTCTGATGATCTGCAACGGTCAGCTGATAGCTTACTTCACCTGCCAGAGTGACCAGAGCTACGCATCCTTCAGCTTCTACTGA